Proteins from a genomic interval of Zingiber officinale cultivar Zhangliang chromosome 2A, Zo_v1.1, whole genome shotgun sequence:
- the LOC122041095 gene encoding vacuolar protein sorting-associated protein 60.1-like has protein sequence MRRVFGGKKNKDPPPTIEEATDRINKRGETVDEKIKKLDAELARYKEQIKKTRPGPAQEAVKARAMRVLKQRRMYEGQRDMIYNQTYNLDQVTFATEGLKDAQQTMSALKSANKELKGVMKTVNISAIDSMQDEMIDMMDISTEIQESLGRSYNVPDDIDEEELMGELDALEADMGTETESDAVPSYLQPDKESDLDAELNLPAAPMGNAAAVLNRARPQAENEFGLPSVPQASLRS, from the exons ATGAGGCGGGTGTTTGGAGGCAAGAAGAACAAGGATCCGCCACCGACGATCGAGGAAGCAACTGATAGG ATAAATAAAAGAGGTGAAACGGTTGATGAGAAAATCAAGAAGCTTGATGCCGAATTAGCTAGATACAAGGAGCAGATTAAGAAAACTCGACCTGGTCCTGCTCAAGAGGCTGTTAAAGCTCGAGCAATGAGGGTTCTTAAGCAAAGGAGGAT GTATGAGGGGCAACGTGACATGATATATAACCAGACATACAACCTTGATCAAGTTACTTTTGCTACGGAGGGACTTAAAGATGCTCAACAGACA ATGTCAGCACTAAAATCTGCAAACAAGGAGTTGAAAGGGGTGATGAAAACTGTGAATATTTCAGCCATAGAT AGTATGCAAGATGAAATGATAGATATGATGGATATTAGTACAGAGATCCAGGAATCTCTGGGAAGAAGTTACAATGTCCCTGATGACATTGATGAGGAAGAGCTAATGGGCG AGCTAGATGCTCTGGAAGCTGATATGGGAACAGAAACAGAATCTGATGCAGTTCCATCCTATCTTCAACCGGATAAGGAATCTGATCTGGACGCAGAACTTAACTTACCTGCAGCTCCAATGGGTAATGCTGCAGCAGTGCTCAACAGAGCAAGGCCCCAG GCTGAGAATGAATTTGGCTTGCCTAGTGTTCCTCAAGCATCTCTACGCAGTTAA